Proteins encoded in a region of the Procambarus clarkii isolate CNS0578487 chromosome 42, FALCON_Pclarkii_2.0, whole genome shotgun sequence genome:
- the LOC138373421 gene encoding uncharacterized protein — MIACNNPQEYVRILNILYKANGLPAFIVPEEVFTNTTSSSQDTVLVPDITVNAAVLTDLLSTAKPAPPATSSQATQTPTPPLSTTDTVPSLMCEPSQRPKSAVTPIKPQQARTRPPRFTASTPDSVDSSDEDVSVGTPPPPLKQPNTTEDFRLEATSNDSLTVSTRSKTNKHARRPGKKKNTDDLRPSTSRNQ; from the coding sequence ATGATAGCTTGCAATAACCCCCAGGAATACGTAAGAATATTAAATATTCTATACAAAGCAAATGGTCTTCCAGCTTTCATAGTTCCAGAAGAAgtcttcaccaacaccacttcaAGTTCTCAAGATACAGTCTTGGTCCCTGACATCACCGTGAACGCCGCCGTGCTCACGGATCTACTATCAACAGCAAAGCCTGCTCCTCCAGCAACTTCATCACAAGCCACCCAGACGCCGACGCCTCCGCTATCGACTACTGATACAGTTCCATCTCTCATGTGCGAACCCTCTCAACGTCCTAAATCAGCTGTAACTCCCATTAAGCCTCAACAGGCAAGAACTCGACCTCCAAGATTCACTGCATCTACTCCTGACTCAGTTGACTCATCAGATGAGGACGTCTCGGTGggaacaccacctcctccactgaAGCAACCCAACACAACAGAAGATTTCCGGCTGGAAGCTACCTCCAACGATAGCCTCACCGTATCAACACGAAGCAAGACCAACAAACACGCCAGGAGGCCTGGGAAGAAGAAAAACACCGACGATCTGCGCCCGAGTACATCAAGGAATCAGTAG